CGTTTCAGCCGAAACTACGGGAAATCTGCAGCGCTCAATGCTGGAATCCAATTCTCCAGGGGTAACTATATCATTACCATGGATGCTGATCTTCAGGATGATCCGCAGGCAATTCCCGATATGGTTCAAAAACTCAATGAGGGTTGGGATGTGGTCAGTGGATGGAAAAAAATAAGGCATGATCCTTTTTCTAAAACATTTCCTTCCAAAGTGTGGAATTTTTTCACTTCCCTTGTCTGCGGCTTGAAGCTTCACGATTTTAACTGCGGCTTTAAAGCCTACAAAGCGGATGCTGCTAAGTCTCTCAAAATTTATGGTGAAAGACACAGATATCTTCCCGCGCTCGCCTACTGGGATGGTTTCTCTGTAACGGAAATTCCCGTTCCCCACCATCCACGCAAGTATGGAAAGTCAAAATTCGGAATGGGAAGAATGTTTAACGGCATAATGGATATGATTACACTTCTGTTTTTGCGAAGATATCTTAAAAGTCCGCTTCACTTTTTCGGATTAGTGGGTTTGTTGCTCATTTTGGGAGGCATGTCCGTTATAGGGTATTTCGGAATAGAATGGATAATGACCGGAATTATGCGTATCCGGCCATTGATGTTACTCTCACTGGGTGCGATGATTATGGGGGTACAAATTATTTCAATCGGCCTGATAGGGGAAATGATAACCCATTCTCAACAGTCAAACCAATTCACTATCAGAGACAAACTGGTGTAGCCCAGGGGAACAAAAAGCTGTCAGAACGGACTGAATGTCAGAGGAGAAAAGAATTAAAAAACAACTTCTGGTATTCAGCCGCATTGCTGTCCCAGGAATATTCCCTTCTCACATACTCGCTGGCTTCTTTCCTCTTTTCCTGTTTTTCCTTCTCCGGTAAACTTAAATACCTGTTGACAGCATCGGCAAATGCCTGATAATTTCCCGGTTCTATGAGGTAACCCCCTTTCCTTATACTCTCTACCAGTGCATGCACTACAAATGCAACAACCGGCATACCCGAATACATTTCCAGCTGAGTCATTCCAAACCCCTCCATATCATTTGAAAAATTGACGTTTGGTAAACTGAACAAATCCGCGCACCTGCGAAAAATGGCAAAGAACCATTATCCCATTGGTAATACCCGTTTGAAAAACTAATAAAACAGAACAAATAAGCGGATGTGTTGTATTTTAAGCTTCTGCCATTTGACATTTCTGTTTTAGCCACTGGTCATCGTGTGCGTTTATATCGATTAAGCATGATAAGAACCAGTAGTTTTGACACATAAAAATTTACATGATATTTTAATGTGTTAAATACATATTCCTTTTTCTCAGGACCTCGGGAGGCACTATGAAATGCAGCGCTGTAGTATTGATATTATCCCTGGTACTTTTAACCGGCTGCGACCCGAAGATAAGGGCGCAGGCATCCATAGCACCACGGGTTTTGGCATCTTACGAAGCTGCTCAGCTCGCTCATATTGCAGAAACAGGCATACTCGGGGAGCTTGAGGACTTAATTTTTATGTCTGATGAATCAGATATGTGGGATTATTCAGAACAATCAGTTGGCGTATACCGTGCTACAATAAAGCGTACAGCAAGAATTTTTGAAGCTGGTGATTATATAGAAACTCACATTTCTGAAAATGGACTAATCTCACGCACTAACAACAATCCTGAAGCGGTACAAAGATATCTGCCAAATTGGATGCTTTACTAGCCTTAGGCTGCCCAATGTGGCAGCCTGTCAGTTTAGCCTCCGATATGGCGTGAACGTAGAAAAAGAAAATATCTATCCCTCCTTGGAGCAACTATTATATTTTTTTTAGATTCAAAAATGGAGTTTTCTTTCACTATTTGCATGAAATACACAGACCAAATCAAATAAACTTAGCTCTCTCCTCTCGAAATGATTAACAACCAAAAGATTGCTGTTGTACTGCCTGCATACAATGCAGAAAAAACCCTGGAAAAAACCTATAACGAAATCCCCTTCGATATCGTTGATTTTGTAATCCTTGTGGACGACTACAGTTGCGATAGCACTCTTGGGGTTGCCCAGCGGCTTAACATACAATACACTGTTAGACATCAAAAAAATCTGGGATACGGGGGGAATCAGAAATCCTGCTATAAAAAGGCTCTCGAATTGGGTGCTGATATCGTTGTGATGCTTCATCCTGACTACCAGTATACTCCTAAACTAATCCAATCCATGTGTTACCTTATTGCCAATGGAGTATTCCCTGTTGTTTTAGGCTCGAGAATCCTTGGCAAGGGTGCTCTGAGGGGAGGGATGCCCCTCCATAAATATTTTTCCAACAGGCTTCTTACCTTTGTGCAGAATGTACTGATGAACCAAAAACTTTCTGAATACCACACTGGATACAGAGCATACTCAAGTGATGTACTCAAAAGCATTGACTTTGAATCAAATTCCAATGACTTTGTCTTTGATAACCAACTTCTTGCTCAGGTTCTGTTTAATGGTTACACTATAGGCGAAATAACATGCCCTACCCTATACACTCAGGAGTCATCATCAATTAATCTCAGCAGGAGTATAACCTATGGCTTAGGTGTTCTACTGGTCTCTATTAAATACTTTTTACATAAAAACAGACTGGCAAAATTCAAACTGTTCCCTTAGAGATGGAAAAGGGGTGTGTTGAACTGTTTGCAGGTAATTTTTGAGATAAAGACAACTGAGCATTTGGATTTTAAGAGTTGGATTGATAATAACAGATTACAATACCAAAACGTATATCAGAGCAGCCATGAATTCAGGCTGCTTGAAATAGGTCTTTTTTAATAAGCCTTGAAGAGTTATCATTGCCAGAAACAAACTACCAATTTTTCTGAAGAGGCAAAAAAATGAAACTACCCCTGCCATGCAAGAGCACAACTGCATTTTCTTTACTTACAGCAATCAATCTGCTTTTTGTCTATAAATATGCTGTGAGGGTACTTCCGAATGCAGAAATACTAACGCTGCTATTTGCAGCATTCAGTATCGCTGCGTGGCACCTTAAGAACAAAATCAGTATCACTCAAAAGCAGCTTGTGATTATAACAATATGCATTATGTCAATTTTTACACTTCTATCGGTCTACCTATTCAAGAGAATCTCAATTTATTCTCTTAATGTTGACCGATGGAGTGTGATCACCTCTTTCTGGGATACCTTTTTTAATAACGAGTACGCCTATTATGCGAGGTCCTTTGAAGGAAATCCCCCCGGGCCCATGCCATTTTACTTCATTCTGTCATTTCCTTTCTATCTTATTGGAGAGTTGGGCATTCTAAGTTTATCAGGTTTATTTGTTTTTGCTGCCATCATCTATAAATCCAGTGCGTGGAGAAACAATAAACTCTGGGCTGTGGTTTATCTTGCGACCTCATCGTTTTACCTCTGGGAAATTAGCACACGCAGCAATATATTCCTCAACTCCACCTTGGCTCTGATAGTACTCGTTTGGTTTGGAGAATTACAAAAGGAGAATTCTCGTTGGCTGCTGATAAATGCTGCCTGTGCAGGGTTGATGTTAGCGACCCGAAGCATATTTGTGATACCCTACATCATTGTCTTCATGCATGCATTGAAGAGAAAAGAGATTACTTTTGCTAAGCTGTCTATTTTTGGAATGGTTGCATTCATCGCATTTTCACTCACCTTTGTCCCCTTTGTGATAAAGCACCCCAATGACTTTTTAGTGGTTAACCCATTCATCATCCAGGGAACATTCCTGGTTCCTTTTCATTATACGATTTTTTTTATAGCACTGGCTTTTGTGTCGGTGAATCTGTGCAAAGATAAGCTGGATACAATTTTCTACAGTGGTTTTGTGCTTTTCGTTTCAATTGCGGTGTACTCTCTGTATCATGCATTTAACAGAGGACTCATGGACGCATTCGTTAACAACGGAGTAGATATATCCTATTTTATATTTTCTGTTCCTTTCTTCATGTTCTACCTGATAAAGAGCTCTTCCCCAGGAGGTAGCGATTACCAAAAAGGTTAACCTGCCTCAAAGAATAGCCTCCAGGAACCAGAACAAGCCGGGAGCGCGACCTTGATCGGGGTTTGAGCCGCCATCAGTCACAAAGGCTTCAGGCCCCACCGGAAATCTGAAAAAAGATTTCGACTCCTTTTGTGCACTTCTGAACGCTTTCTTATTACCCCCTATTTGCGGAATTTCGCCACCACATGGCTGATTGTAGACTTTTAACCACATGTTTTTATCTTCCCCATACCTGCATACTACTTATCAGAGCGCTTGAGCCAATTCTCACAACATTTCAGTGTGATAACAGCAGTTTTGGACAAATAATTCGATTAGGGTAGGAGATACATTTGCACTTCTGCACTTTTGTCATTGCTTTCAAAGCAATTCTTCCTATGTGGGAAAAGTGGAACGGTTTATGGGAAAGGTAAACCAGAGGTGGGGAGTAGTGGAACAGGGAGTGGTAAAGCTGGAACCGGTAATGGGAAGTAGGGAACCATGACTGGAAATAATAGAACAGTGGCTTGGAGAGGCGGAAATGGGGGTGTGGAACAAGTGTCGGGTATCGTGTGAGCTGCTAAAACGGGGTCCAGAAACCAAAATTGATCCTTTATCGTGTATCAGGACAGGGGTTATATCTCAACCTCGAGTGTGGAACATTCATGTAAAGCTCGCAAGAGAGAGAGGCAATGTGTGTGCGTTTGAATCCTTGGGTGACAGCAGTACGATGATTACGATATTTACCATACTAAAATCCGGAAAAGGTGGGGGGGAGATGCCATTTATTGAGCTGGGCAATCACACCATGGCTGTCACCAAAATTGAACATCTTCAGAAATGGCGGACCGCGAAAAGAGAGGATGTGCCCAGTAATTGTTTGAATAGCGGTTGCCGGGGGGAGGTACACGGAATTGAAAACGCCCTCAGAAACAGTTAAGTAGCAAAATAAGTGTGAGTGGTATTTCAGGATCCAAAATCTTCAATTAATAGGAGGATAAATTCTATCAGCTCATTTGCACATGCCAAAGAAATCAAAGAAGTACACTATATTGTGGTGGTGGGATTGGGCCAAGAGCTTCAGATCTAACTGCAGCATGCTTCGTAGCGTCAAAAACGATTTCCTCAGAGCGCGCGCCAGCAAAAAAACAGAGCCCCCAAGGACCTTGCAGTATCAAAAAGGCTGCATAAATTTGAAATCATAAAAAAAAGGGACTCACGACAATCATTCATAAGTCCCTGATCTATAAAGGTGCCGCCTCGCAGAATCGAACTGCGGACACAGGGATTTTCAGTCCCTTGCTCTACCGACTGAGCTAAAGCGGCACACAAGCTGTTTCAAATTCGAGTCAAAAATATAAATTAACCGTTTGCCGGAATCAAGCACCTTTTATTCTTTTTATATTTTCCGCATCAATAATGAAATCATTTTGGCTCTCAAAGTAGGAGGAGAAGTCCACTACATTGAAAAAATGGTCAAGTGAATCATCCGGTTGTTTGCTAAGCATACCGACCGATATAAGGTTGTATACGATATGGCCAAAATCCTCTGTCGATTGGATTCCCCAGTTTTTTAACACACTCCTGGAAAGAGGCCCAAACTGCTTGTGTGCAAAGGAGAGCAGTGCAATTGACAGCTCCTGGCCTGTTACATGACGTTTTTCTCCCAGTGTGGATAAATAGAAATCGAGACCATTGAGGACAAAATCGTATGCACCCAGTTTATACTGATCATCTATGCCACTTTCAATGATTTTTTCACGAATTTTATTTAGAATTTGTATCGAGGTCAACTGTTATCCTTCTCTTTATGATTTTTGAATCTGCATAGTGGGATTCTCTCCCGGAACAAAAGTTATCTCTTCTGTGACAGGTTGCTCTTTTCATGTTGTTATGATTTGAATATCATGATGAAGTGTGATGCCTCTATTGGCTTCAATACGGCATGGAAGAGAAAACAAACTGTTTATATACGCCAGGCAGGATTCGAACCTGCGATCTTCGGCTCCGGAGGCCGACGCTCTATCCAGCTGAGCTACTGGCGCATTTTTAACAGCTAAGGAAATATATAAAATAAACAGGTATACTACAAACCATTTCGCACAGGGAATTTATCCTGTAAAGAAAGATGTGTTATCCCGATGATTCAATCACTATCGTATTGCGCTTCTGCAAGGAGTTTCTCTGCTGCCTGATCCTGTGCATTTCTCATGTATATTCTCATAATTTCAGCGGCTATAAAGCTTGAATGAACAGTCCAGTAGGGCCCATGGGCACAGACTACAGATACAGCGATACGCTGATCGATATTTGAGGGATGGCGTGTAAAGCCTACAAACCAATCGGTTCTGCCAATTTCACGATGAGTAATATTCCCTGTTTTTCCACCATATTCAAATTCGTTGAATCTTGGAGACTGTCTTATTGTTCTGAATGTGCGCCGTGCTGTTCCAGATACCGGCACACTGATCATCAGATCCCGCAGGTAACTGGCTGTGGTCGGATTTATGCTGGTTAACCAGGTCTGTGGCTCGGCCTTGTAGAGAATCGTATCCCTGAAGGCACTATGTATGCTATCCACGATGGTGGGTTTTGGCATGCGTCCATCTTCCGATATGGCTGCCGCAATCAGGGCTCCGTGGATTGGAGAGATCGTAGTGGTTCTGTTAAACCCTGATGCCAGTTCTGCAAGTCCAAATCCTGTGTCCACATCGAGCATTTGGGAGATTTCAACCGGCAACTCAAAAGGTACCTGTTGATTGAAACCGAAACGGTTTCCAAACTCAGTTAGCGCTCCCTGTTCAGTGTTGAACAGCGCAATTCTGCCAAAAGCCGGATTTATAGAGCGGGCAAAGGCACTCCTTAATGTGATTTCGGTGTAATTGTGAAGAGTTTCGTTTAATTGATTTCTGTAAAGAGTGTGGTTTCTTCCCACATGGGGAATGTTACTTTGGGGAGTTAGATTTCCATCCTCTATTACAGCTGCTGCGGTAATAGCCTTGAAAACTGAAGCTGCAGGAAAAATACTGCTGGTGAACAACTTATTACCCCGGTTTTTTTCCCCTTTATTTGTATAGGAGTGAAGTGCCAGAACTCTTCCGGTGACAGGATCCAGGACCACTACCGAACCATAGCGGGGTTTATAGCGGTTCATCAGCCGTACCGCAAGATTTTGAAGAGTGGTGTCGATACTAAGGGAGAGGGTAAGAGTGTCCGAATCCTGAACTATTGTTGAGAATGGTTGGTTTATGGGCGTATCGGACTCTTCGAGCAGGTTTGAAACCTGATCGTATGACAGAGTTTTGGGAACGACAACCTTTTTAAGAGGCTCTTCGCAGGAAGGCACTCCTATATTGGGGCCGCTTCTTACGGCAAATATTGCGGCAATAAGAATCAGTACAGCACGGATTCTGCCTTTTTTGGGTATACGTGATCGCTTTTTTTTG
The sequence above is a segment of the Chitinispirillum alkaliphilum genome. Coding sequences within it:
- a CDS encoding Glycosyl transferase, family 2, with the protein product MDISIVIPLYNEKESLPHLMKAVSETMDNTGKTYEVVFVDDGSNDSSFEELKNIHKTYGERVKAYRFSRNYGKSAALNAGIQFSRGNYIITMDADLQDDPQAIPDMVQKLNEGWDVVSGWKKIRHDPFSKTFPSKVWNFFTSLVCGLKLHDFNCGFKAYKADAAKSLKIYGERHRYLPALAYWDGFSVTEIPVPHHPRKYGKSKFGMGRMFNGIMDMITLLFLRRYLKSPLHFFGLVGLLLILGGMSVIGYFGIEWIMTGIMRIRPLMLLSLGAMIMGVQIISIGLIGEMITHSQQSNQFTIRDKLV
- a CDS encoding Glycosyl transferase, group 2 family protein, with the protein product MINNQKIAVVLPAYNAEKTLEKTYNEIPFDIVDFVILVDDYSCDSTLGVAQRLNIQYTVRHQKNLGYGGNQKSCYKKALELGADIVVMLHPDYQYTPKLIQSMCYLIANGVFPVVLGSRILGKGALRGGMPLHKYFSNRLLTFVQNVLMNQKLSEYHTGYRAYSSDVLKSIDFESNSNDFVFDNQLLAQVLFNGYTIGEITCPTLYTQESSSINLSRSITYGLGVLLVSIKYFLHKNRLAKFKLFP
- a CDS encoding Cell division protein FtsI [Peptidoglycan synthetase] gives rise to the protein MKESPMLRHMRSPAPKKKRSRIPKKGRIRAVLILIAAIFAVRSGPNIGVPSCEEPLKKVVVPKTLSYDQVSNLLEESDTPINQPFSTIVQDSDTLTLSLSIDTTLQNLAVRLMNRYKPRYGSVVVLDPVTGRVLALHSYTNKGEKNRGNKLFTSSIFPAASVFKAITAAAVIEDGNLTPQSNIPHVGRNHTLYRNQLNETLHNYTEITLRSAFARSINPAFGRIALFNTEQGALTEFGNRFGFNQQVPFELPVEISQMLDVDTGFGLAELASGFNRTTTISPIHGALIAAAISEDGRMPKPTIVDSIHSAFRDTILYKAEPQTWLTSINPTTASYLRDLMISVPVSGTARRTFRTIRQSPRFNEFEYGGKTGNITHREIGRTDWFVGFTRHPSNIDQRIAVSVVCAHGPYWTVHSSFIAAEIMRIYMRNAQDQAAEKLLAEAQYDSD